TGGAGAGCGGCTCTTGAAAGGGTAGCTAAAATCAAGGGATTGAATGTGACAGAGGACCAAAGGTATTACTTTTTGAAAAGCCCTACTTATTCATTTTTAGTTTGCCCAAGACAAAGTGTCCAGTTGCTGCTCTCATCCTCTTCTTTTAACATCTTCCCTAAAAATTTCCCGTATGATGTGGACAACTTCAATTCGATCTGCATCATCACGTATCAAAGTAACTAGTTtgtatctaaaaaaaaaaaaaaaacttaaaatatacATGTGGCATCCCAAGAAACACCAATTACACAAGGAAACTATGATTGGGTGAAGAAATTTCACGTCTAAATATTCAAAAGAAGCGAGAGCATCTtaagaacatgtaaagaatgATGGGCCATCATCCCAGGGCCTCGAGTTTTGCAGAGCTCACTAGAGGTCCAAATCGAGGTTTGGCCCAAGCTAGAGGCGACCACCATTGCTCGGCGATGGTGCGGAGGCCTCCGAGTGGCGTGGCCGTGCGCACAGAGGGTTGTTggggggggtggtggtggtgggtgagagagagagagaaagagagaaatggcACTAACAGTGTAGGGGTGTGAGAAGTTATTATTACccattgaattgaattaataagtTATAGCGATGAATGCAATTTGAAAAACAAGAGTGAAAATGGGGAATTTGATTTGTGGACATGCAATTCGATGTGTGTGGAAAATCACTTTTTGTAATTTGTCCTTATTGCTTGACATGAGCGACAGTTCTCTCGCGCTGAGAATGGCGAGTCTCCTCCTACCGCTGGGTAGGTTCCCATCTCCCCGGTGAGATCCTTCTCCTATGATGTTTAACCCTAACCTCCTCCGTCATCCTAATACCCGTTGAAACCCTCACTCGATCATGCCTCCACCCCAGTCGGATGTCATGGCCGGCTTTCCTCCTTTTTGAACCTGTAATGAAACacccaaaaccctaaaatccAAATGACACCATCAACAAAGTAACCCGTTTGTTCCCTAATGGGTAAACCCAGAAAACCCATTGCGGTCGACTGAATCCCATTGTCGACTCCTCCGTCTTTTGGCCTCATCTCCACGGTGGTGCTGTGGTCCGATACCCACAGGCGAGTccctccttttttccttttggactTCATCAACATAGTGGTGTTATTCCTCATTCGAAGCTCCCTTCAAATCAAATCCTGGCGAAACTATGGCTGATCAGCTTGATGAAGAAAGGCGGGTTGCAGCCCTGTGCAAAAGCTTAGGTGAGTTATGGTCTGAGAATGATGTTGTCGATATACAATGCGCTATCTCAGAAGACAAATTGATTGAGTGCCGGAAAACTTTATTTGGGAAACTATATTCCAGACCAAATGTGCATTTCCGTCTTTTGTGGGTACTATGACCCGGGTGTGGAAAGTGGACAGGGTAAATTGCTCTCAGCTTGGAGCAGGACATTTCTCATTTACTTTCCAatcggaagaagaaaaacagagagttTTAGATACAGGGCCATGGTGCTTCTCCAGTAATTTATTAGTATTAAAAGAATGTGACCCAGATACCCCGGATATCTGTTATGACTTTAGTAAATGTGCTTTTTGGGTCAATTTCTATGGCTTGCCGTTTGGGAGAGTCACTAACGATGTCATCGGAGAATTAGCTTCAAAATTTGGGGGAAGTTTTAGCGGTGAAATTGGAACCAAGAGGCAATAGCCACTATAAAATGGGAAAAGCCAAGGTGATACTGAATCTGGAAAACCCGTTAAAAACGGGAATACTTGTGAATTTGGCAAAGAAGAAAGTATGGGTAGAGTGCAAATATGAGCGATTACCACACTATTGTTACTCATGCGGAAGAATGGGGCATTATGCTACTGCATGCAAGGAAATCCCATATGAGAAATCAGGGCTGTCGGATGATTTACCAGGAAGATATGGGCATTGGCTTCGAGCGGATGTGCAGGAATTAAGCCCGTATGGGAAAATCTTTTATGGCAAACAGGAACCGGTCCTCGATGACACAGAAAGCGTACCAGAGACCCCTATGCATTCTGTTTCAGAAAATGAAAACCAGCAGCAGGATCATCACTTAAACAATGTAAGGGGACAGAAGAAAGCAGAACAGATAACTCAGAAGGCAACCAGTTCAACCACACAGCAGTTAGCAATACAACTCGTGGGGGATAACAGCCcgaaaaagagaggaagcggCTGTATTGATGAAGCATCAGCAATGGTCCTATATGAAGAACagcaaaaggaggaagaaaaagcaaTGTTAGAGGCTGAAACAGGGGAGAAAAGGCTGATCAGGCACAAATCTAAAGGCACTAAGCACCAATCAGCTAAAAAAGGTAAGCGCTTCTACCCTTACGGCGCGCAAAGTTCCAAAACACTGGAGATTGACACTACTCAGCTGATAGAGACCCCGattgaggaaatgaagaagacatgtcagtgggctttggtggctagccctaataagccaccaacaAAGCCATGAAACTTctaagttggaattgtcgggGTTGGGCACACCCCGACAATTCGGCGCTGCGAGTCCTAGTGACTCAAGAAAGGCCCagtgttttatttttaatggagaCTAAAAATCGGGAGAAAAAGTTACATCAGTTAAGGAGGAGGTTGAGGTTTCAGCAGTGTTTTGTCGTGAACCCGGAAGGAATTGCAGGGGGTTTGGCTATGTTTTGGGATAACCAAGTTGAAATATTAGTTGAATCATTTTCTAACAACCAGATAAGTGTTCTCTGTCAAGTAATAGAAAACAGATAGCAAATGCAAATTACCTTCATACATGCTCCTAATGCATTCCGAGAAAGAATACTACTATAGGAGGAACTTTATATAGCAAGTACCCACCACCACTTACCATGGCTATGCTTGGGAGACTTCAATGAAGTCTTGTATCATTGGGAAAAAGTGGGCGGCAAACGAGCGAAAACTATCGGTTGACAGCCTTCAGGGATTTTCTTGAGAAATGCTCATTAATGGATTTAGAATCCAAAGGCTGCGCTTTCACCTGGACCAACAACCGAACATGAGATCAATTTGTTAAGGAAAGACTAGACAGGGGATTATGCAATCTCGAGTGGAGATTATCCTATCCTAATGCAGAAAGCTTTGCACTACCAGCTGTAGGGTCTGATCACAGCCCTATTCTAATTCGTTTACAGACGAGGAGAACAAAGAAGAGGAGGATTTTTTGCTATGAAGCATTCTGggctgaagatgaagaaagcggACAGATAGTTAGTAAGGGCTGGGCTGAAGGGGAATCTCAAGGGCTGAACTTGgctcaaaaactgcaaaaggTGGCAAAACAATTGGCACAGTGGAGTAAAAATAGATTTCAGAATGCCAAACGGAGAATAGATGAGCTGAAAAGTGAATTACAAAGCCTTACAAATGCAACTGAAGTTTGTAAAGAATGTGAGGCAGCAAAGAATATAAATAAGGAGATTGAAAAGCTATGGCGGCAAGAGGAGTTGTACTGGGGGATGCGTTCAAGAATAAGCTGGTTGAAATGGGGAGAcagaaatacaaaatttttccatgcaacaaccattcaaagaagaaacagaaacatAATTACCTTACTCAAGGATACCAACGGTGAGTGGGTGAAGGAGGATCTACCTTTAAAAGAAACGACAGAAACTTTCTTCAAGAACCTTTATTTGTCAATGGGGGCTCGCGACTTTCAACCTGTCATACAACAAATTCCAATCTTAGTGGACGGAAGCATGAATCAAAGATTGGTGAAATCTGTCACAATGGAGGAGATAACAGAGGCAATGCAACAATTAGGAGCTAATAAGGCTCCAGGACCGGATGGGTTGAATGGGCTGTTCTACAGAAAACATTGGCCAGATCTAAGTCAGGGAATTTTCAATGAAGTTCAGAATTTCTTTGAAACAGGACACTTAAACCCAGACCTAAACAGAACCCTAATCACCCTCATTCCCAAAGTCAAAAACCCAGAAAAGTTAGAACAATTCCGACCCATCAGCCTATGTaatttcatttacaaaatcatttccaaagtaATGACCAATAGATGAAACCTTTACTTCCCGAGTCTTATTGCCgaagaacaaagtgcctttgtgGGGGGCAAACAAATCCAAGACAATATCTTGATCGTACAAGAGGTGCTACATAAGCTGCGAACTCGGGAGAGGAAGAGTAAATTTCAAGCGATCCTTAAGCTTGATATGCAAAAAGCCTACGACCGAATCGAATGGGACTTCCTACAAGCAAGCTTAAAGAAGATGGGGTTTTGTGATCAATGGGTTGaatgggtgatgcaatgtgtATCTACGGTGTCGTTTAGCATAAACTTCAATGGGGAATCCCTACCTTTTTTCAAGCTATCAAGAGGACTACGACAAGGTGACCCACTCTCCCCATATCTATTCATTATAGTGGCCAATGTTCTTTCCCTCCTAATGAAACAAGCAATTTCAAATGGCACTCTACGAGGAATAAAGCTAAATAGATGCTGCCCAACACTTTCACACCTGCTATTCGCAGATGATTCGATATTTTTCCTTCACGGTACTATTGTGGAATGTCGAATTTGGCGGCCATCTGCACCAATCTTGTTTTGCCACGGGCAGGCTATTAATCTCAACAAGTCGGGTATCCATTTCAGCAAAGGCTGCCCCACGATTTTGCGAAGGAATATGGCGGAGATGCTAAGAGTTCAAGAAATAGacaaaacaggaaaatatttaggGATGCCCTCAGATTGGGGAGGTTCGAAAAAATATGTACTTGCATGGATTCTTGCAAGAGTAAGCATGAAGTTGGAGAGTTGGAAAGAAAACTTGCTATCAAAACCAGGGAAGGAAATATTGATCAAGTCTGTTGTGCAGGCAATCCCACAATATGCTATGTCCATCTTTAAACTCCCGTCTCAATTTGCAAAGCCattgagaagaaaatatcaaactTTTGGTGGCGGAGTGGAAATAAATCTGCtggaattcattggaaaaaatgggagCATCTAAAACTcagaaaggaagaaggggggCTCGGATTTAAAGATCTCTTATCCTTCAATAAGGCGATGTTGAGCAAGCAAGCTTGGAGGATATCCCAGCAGCCTTCCTCACTCCTAAGTCAACTTCTAAAGGGACTATACTACCCACAAGGTGACTTTTGGAACGCTGGAAAAGGATCTAGACCgtcatggggatggcaaagcatcGTCGTGGGAAGAGAGTTGATAGCTCCTCAAGTGATGTGGGCTGTGGGCAACGGACAAACTATTTCAATCCGAGGAGATAAATGGTTGAAAAGCGGAATTATAGGAGGGCCAGCATCAAGAAACGAGCCAGAAAAAGTGGCAGCTTTAATACAGCAACGGGATGGGAAATGGAATGTGAAAATACTACGGTCTTTGTTCGATGATAACAGAGTTAAGGAAATCCTAGAAACCCCTATAGGATTACCGTCCACAGCAGACAAGATGGTATGGATGAGCAACAAATCAGGGGATTATTCAGTGAAAAGCGGGTATATCTATTGCAGAAATCAAACAGCCATCCCAATAAACACATCAGCATCCTCCTCTCATCAAACACAGCCAGATCTCTGGAATCTCATTTGGAAATCAAATTCACTACTAAGAGTAAAACAATTCCTATGGAACGCGTGTCAGAATGCTCTACCAACTGTCAAAAACCTACACAGGAGGAGAATTGTACCTGATCCTCTATGCCCAATCTGCAAAAACGAAGTCGAAACCACTGAACATGCGCTACTGCTCTGCCCCTGGACCATCGAGTTATGGCGATTGAGCCCCCTGCACCTCCAAATTTCCAGAATTGGATTAACAAGAATAGATGAATGGTTATACTCGAACAGAGAAAACCCAAGTAAAGCTCATGATTTCAACCTGATTGCTACGGTTCTGTGGTGCATTTGGAAGGATAGAAACCGATTTGTGTTTGAACATCATCCCCTGTCTCCGTATCAGACCCTGTCCAAAGCCATAGCTCTACATGAGAACTACACGAGCTGCAACAGCAAGCCAACAGCTGCAAAAAAGAACAATACCCATAAGCACAGATGGACTCCACCGCCACCAAACACACTGAGCATCAATATAGATGCTTCTTTTGTCGGGAACGAAGTTGATAAATCAGATCTGGAGAGCAGTCACAAGACCGGATACAGAGTAAGTCGAGCTGTGGTGGAGAACAGAGAAGAAATTCGTGGAGATGGAACAGCCGACCTCCTCCAGGAAAGTTACGGAGAGAtaatgaacagaaaaaaagCACATCATCTTCGGAGGAATGGTACGCCGAGCCTTCAATTGGAAGATCCGAAAGAAGAGGAGAGCTGGAGAAAACACGAAAAGGGGTCACACAACCTCGAGGAAGGATCCGTAGGGACCATgaacaaccttcatttagaagcTTACCCGACGAGGAAATATTATCACCAGATCTGCCGGATTACGGGACAAACAGAAACCGAAAGAGCTGGAACGAACAGCGTGCGGGGCAAACGAAGCGGGAACACGTACAAGGCGGGGGGGAAGGGGTTGCGAATGTAATCTCCGATCAAGCACTTGAACCGGAGGGCGGCGGAAAACGGGCACAAACCGGCTTATCCAACCCCGCGAGGGAGACTCGGGCGAGTCGGTGACCGGAGCACCTCCTCTGTCGAGCATGACCGCGAGCCACCGGATCTGAGCTGTAGAGACAAAACACACCAGGTTTTTCGGCCAAACGAGAGGACAGATTGGGTACAGAGCGCCATCGCTTTGCATCTGCCGTGACTCGCGGGAAGCCTCGTTGATGGATTTTCGAAATCAGTGAAGCCTCTTTAGCGAGAACAAGCTGAAGCTGAAGCCCTCATGGAAACCCTAGAACATCTATCAAGTCGCTCGACCCGAAGTGATGCAAGTACACTCGACTCCCTCCTGCTCGTGCAAGCGGTTCGAGCAAAAGACAAAACCAAGTTGGGAAGTGGCGGGGCTGGTGGACCGGATCCGCGAAAGAATGGAAAACTTTACGGGCCTCACTTTGGCCCACCGTAGCGAAGAAGTGAACAAGCACGTGGATTTGGGTTGTAAAAGCCCACCGAAAACAAATCCTCCCCGTAACCGGGTAAAATACCCCCGATAGCCTTACTAGATCTACTTACTGCTGCGTTTCTAATGTATTAGCTTCGAACTTATCCAAGTAAATGAAAGCAGATgcaatttcgaccaaaaaaaaaaaagtaatttgtccttattattttccttttcacctTTCTTCAGGGTTGTCTCAGGCAAATTAAAATGCCTGGATATAGTAATCAGCAATCATCCGTTTAATTTAATCCAAAGTAATAAAGGTGGAAATGAATAGTGGGCCAAATGGCTCGAAAATGAGCCTGCATGGcatttgtatttttgttttggggttATCGCATGGCATTTACTTTGACATCTTAATATGCGTATCGTCATTCATCATAACAACGCATAATTTGgcaattgataaatttaaatgTAACATACGGTAAATTAACACTTAGTATGCATTATTATGGCATGTGGACGGCCATTAACTTCTCAAATGTGAATGAGCTGtttttgcacaatttttttAGAGTGGGCCGTCTCTTGTGCTTTTGGGTTATTTAGTCAATATGACCTACATGCCGCTTGAGAGTTTTGGAGCTTTAACTAAAAGACGGAGTTACTGGAAAGCAAACTGCGAGAGTCTCGGCATTTTGTTTTAACATCAATAAGGAAGTCCACTTTGGATAGGTAAATTACCAAACTATGACCTATGCTACAAACTCCAGGTAAAGCCAAGGCCCAGGTAGGTAGTCCAAACATAGAATTGTATCCACTTGATGGTGTAGAGAATCAAACGAGCGATGTGTGCCTAATCCACACACATTTCTTCATTTCTTAATCATCAAGTTAACCCCATGGGAGTCAGGTCTCtcaatcttaaaatttgaataaatattacTGTGACACGGCTCTTTAAATGCCATTACATCTGACATAATCATATCCATAGAAGACTTACATGCATAGGTTGAGGCAAGACACATGTTTTgggcttgttttctttttgtttttcaggAATACATTTTTCTTCACATATCACGGTGTTCGATGGATGACGTTGCATTTGTCTACACTATCTCGGTTCATGATTTTCCTATTACGAGTGCTGAACCTTTTTTCCAGGCTTAGCTATAAATGCTGAAATTTTGCTTATGCACGATATAGTAGCCACTTCGTAACTTTTGCCATCATGTAAGCCAATACTATAGTCTTCATAAATATCTCCACTCATAAATGTACATAATATCTAGTAATTATATCAAACTAGCCTATAATAATTATTCAGCGTATCATATATTGCTCATGATGACTTCAATCTagttaaaattttgacaattccaCGTACAATGCGTGGGTGTGAAATTATTTTAGTCAACTAATGAAAGCGCTTTTATGCGTGGCAGTCAAGTAGAGATTGTCAAATCGGTTGTTGAAAACGTATTGAGAAGCTGGAGATAAAGCAAAAAAAGTGCCTCGACATTTAGTTGGACTTGATGATCAGGTGAAACAATTGACAAGGTTATCAGCTACCGACCAATGTGATGTGCGGCTTATTGCAATTTACGGAACGGGTGAAATCGGTAAAACAACCATGGCCAAGgtcatctttaatcaattgtcttcCCACTTTGGAAGGTGTTGTAGCTTCCTCGAGGATGTTCGAGTAAGCTCGTCAACCGAGGAGGGCAAAGTCCGGCTGCAAAAGAAACTACTATATGACATTGCTGGTTCAAGATGTGCCGAACAAGTCAAGGATAGTGAACAAGGGATGAAGAGGATTAGAGAAGTACTCCACATTGAGGAGGTCCTTGTGGTTTTGGATGATGTTGCTAAAGAACAGCATATTGAGCATCTAATAGGAAATTATTCATTACGTTCAAGATCTCACATAATCGTTACAACAAGAGACAAAACAATTCCATCAGATGAGGGATTTCATGGTAAAATTCGACAGTATGAGATGCTAGACATGGATGCTCCTCACGCACTTCAGCTTTTTTGTCGACATGCCTTTGGTACCGACTCTCCATTGAATGATTATTGTTGTCTTTCAAATAAAATTGTCTCAAGTGTGGTAGGGCTTCCTTTGGCAATTGAAGTGATAGGTTCATcacttaaaaggaaaaacaaagcaGTTTGGAAAGAGACGTTGGATAATTTAAAGAATGTACCTGAAGAAGAGATtcttaataaattgaaaattagcTATGATGGCTTAGACAATAATCAGAAACATATTTTCTAGATATATCATGCTTATTTTCAATGAGAAGACGACCAATCCAATTTACATGTGGGACCATTGTCAACTAAATCCCCGAAGAGGAATTGAAGTCCTTACTGAGAGGTGCTTGATAAAGATTTTGGATAATGAtaagttttggatgcatgatcaactcaTAGCACTAGGAAGGAAAATTGTCCGTGACAACAGCCATGGTGAACTTGGAAAGCAGAGTAGGTTGTGGATTGCAGAAGAGGCCTTGGATATTATAAGAATCGAAGAGGTAAGCAAGAAAagttccattttcatttttcaaacagAAGTTGAATCCTGAAACTAAGGGttcctttgctttcttttgtttgggatttttatcattttttttcttgcccaTTCGAGTTGTGAGATGTGGTGGTTGGAAGTTGCTGAAGTTACTCACATTATTGCAAAATTTGACTTGCGAGAGGAAGGACAAGGTTATAGCACTTGACATAGATGGATTTGATTACTCCATAGAGATTAAAAATCAGGAATTTGAAAGATTACAAAACCTAAGATTTCTCAAGTTATGCAATGGAACCTTTGTTGGGGACTTTGCAAGGTGTCGTTCAAAGTTGACATGGATTTATTGGTGTTGTCCTCATTGGGATTTTAGGGCGGACAATATGTATTTGAACCATCTTGTTGTTTTTGAACTTGGCTCAAGTGGCTTCACAGATGATTCAAAAGTATGGGACTTGATCAAGGTATTACATGATTTAATTCTAGTCTAATAGTCCCGGTGTGTACTATGCAATGGATCTTTTACTTAACATGCCATTGATTTTTACAGAGGGCACATAATTTGAGAGTTATATCCCTTACAGAGTGTGATGGCTTAACGACAATCCCGGACTTCTCTAAATGCTTACATTTACAAAGGTTGACTCTTGCACACTGCAGCAGGCTAAAGAGGATTCAAAGCTTCATTAGACATCTACAGTCATTGATTGAATTAGATATTGAAGGATGCATTGGTCTTACAGAATTGCCCGAAGAACTGGGGGCACTAGCCAAGCTACAACGCTTCTCATTGCAAGGATGTTCTGGGTTGTGTGAACTTCCAAGCTCCTTTGGAAATTTAACATCATTGATAGAGTTAGACTTATCAAGTACAGGCATTGgcaaatcaaagaaaatcacAAGATGCAACTTAAGGTGGATTGAGAGGTTATCTAGATTGAAAAAGTTAgatttaaatttgtcaaacatcTGTGCACTTCCAGAGTTGGCTTCTCTTTCTCATCTGGAAGAGCTTACTGTGTCTGAGGAATGGGTAGAATTCAAGAATCATCCACCCTCTCTGAAACACTTGCGTATCACAATGGGGGCGTCATCGATAGAGTTGATTGCTCCATCAAACTCGGTGCGTCATCTTCTTCATTAATATACAATAGACTACGTGAGTGCATAGGCTTGGAAATTGAATTGTTCTAATTTCTGTTTGATGCTATAATTCGGCAAAACTACAAAAGAGTAAAAAGTCAAATATTATTCTGAATTTggaagaagataatttttttaatccaacGACAAAAATATATCAGAgatgatatttaaaaaatttaaatactTTAGTGTTCCTTCAtcatgttctttttaatttgaaatgttttttctataaattaaataaataaacaaatgagtGTTGGATATTTTGTAATATGGTATGTATTTATTTCGAAGCCTTGATGTTTAGCAATAATTGCTCTCTTGAACTTTGGTACTGATGCGCAATAGCTTGCAAATTTTGAGAAGTTTTAGATTACCTTCTCACATTTGCCTCACCCAAAGAAACTTTGATTTATGTTGCCTCCATTATTTTATCAGCCATCGTAGCCTTTAAGTTTTACCTAAATGGACgaactcaattttcttttataatccATGTATCGTTCTGTGTTTTGTTAACTTCATGACCCATGTAATGGACGTTATTTTGTTCAAGAAGAGTGGTCCATTTTTAATGGCCATACAAACGGAAAAAGTAATGGCAGAAACACAGCCGAGAGTTTGTTGAGTAATCTGcaacttttcaaagtttgcatGCTATTGTGCAGTAGTGCCAATTTCACGAGGGTAAAATGGTGTTTATGAAGTATGGTGCTATTGTGCAAGGGAGCTAAAGTTCAAGGGGACTTTGAGCAATTATGCCTAATGTATGATATAAGGCTGACCATAGGAGTTAATAGTACGGACATTGATTAGATAATCAAGTACTAGTTTAATCTGGACTGCCATAAAGTATCTTTACTACTTTCAGAAATAGATGACGTGATGTCTTTTGTTAAGCATTCCAAAGCCTCTAAAGCGCtagacataatttttttttttcttttttggtccaACCTAGACATGGTTACTTAAAtactatttaaaaaagaagattttaAATAGACAGTAAAAAATGTATGCGGAATCCGGGCTCTTATATTTTGTTAGTGTCTAAATAAATCAATACCTGCAACTAAAATGAGTGGAATATGAATATGTAATCTTGTGCTAGTCAAGGAAGGAATCCAAATTGAAAGGAAGTCTT
This genomic stretch from Eucalyptus grandis isolate ANBG69807.140 chromosome 3, ASM1654582v1, whole genome shotgun sequence harbors:
- the LOC108958706 gene encoding disease resistance protein TAO1-like isoform X3, whose translation is MWDHCQLNPRRGIEVLTERCLIKILDNDKFWMHDQLIALGRKIVRDNSHGELGKQSRLWIAEEALDIIRIEERAHNLRVISLTECDGLTTIPDFSKCLHLQRLTLAHCSRLKRIQSFIRHLQSLIELDIEGCIGLTELPEELGALAKLQRFSLQGCSGLCELPSSFGNLTSLIELDLSSTGIGKSKKITRCNLRWIERLSRLKKLDLNLSNICALPELASLSHLEELTVSEEWVEFKNHPPSLKHLRITMGASSIELIAPSNSVRHLLH
- the LOC108958706 gene encoding disease resistance protein RPP2B-like isoform X4; the protein is MWDHCQLNPRRGIEVLTERCLIKILDNDKFWMHDQLIALGRKIVRDNSHGELGKQSRLWIAEEALDIIRIEERKDKVIALDIDGFDYSIEIKNQEFERLQNLRFLKLCNGTFVGDFARCRSKLTWIYWCCPHWDFRADNMYLNHLVVFELGSSGFTDDSKVWDLIKRAHNLRVISLTECDGLTTIPDFSKCLHLQRIARRTGGTSQATTLLIARMFWVV
- the LOC108958706 gene encoding disease resistance protein TAO1-like isoform X1 yields the protein MWDHCQLNPRRGIEVLTERCLIKILDNDKFWMHDQLIALGRKIVRDNSHGELGKQSRLWIAEEALDIIRIEERKDKVIALDIDGFDYSIEIKNQEFERLQNLRFLKLCNGTFVGDFARCRSKLTWIYWCCPHWDFRADNMYLNHLVVFELGSSGFTDDSKVWDLIKRAHNLRVISLTECDGLTTIPDFSKCLHLQRLTLAHCSRLKRIQSFIRHLQSLIELDIEGCIGLTELPEELGALAKLQRFSLQGCSGLCELPSSFGNLTSLIELDLSSTGIGKSKKITRCNLRWIERLSRLKKLDLNLSNICALPELASLSHLEELTVSEEWVEFKNHPPSLKHLRITMGASSIELIAPSNSVRHLLH
- the LOC108958706 gene encoding disease resistance protein TAO1-like isoform X2; translated protein: MWDHCQLNPRRGIEVLTERCLIKILDNDKFWMHDQLIALGRKIVRDNSHGELGKQSRLWIAEEALDIIRIEERKDKVIALDIDGFDYSIEIKNQEFERLQNLRFLKLCNGTFVGDFARCRSKLTWIYWCCPHWDFRADNMYLNHLVVFELGSSGFTDDSKVWDLIKRAHNLRVISLTECDGLTTIPDFSKCLHLQRLTLAHCSRLKRIQSFIRHLQSLIELDIEGCIGLTELPEELGALAKLQRFSLQGCSGLCELPSSFGNLTSLIELDLSSTGIGKSKKITRCNLRWIERVGFSFSSGRAYCV